One window from the genome of Elaeis guineensis isolate ETL-2024a chromosome 5, EG11, whole genome shotgun sequence encodes:
- the LOC140857836 gene encoding uncharacterized protein: MASARRVSLIVAASVGAVEALKDQAGLCRWNYALRSLQQRAKSNMGSLAQTTRMSSSSNIEMIKGREGIDEKAKRSEDSLRKVMYLSCWGPN, encoded by the coding sequence atggcctcTGCGAGGAGGGTTTCTTTGATTGTGGCAGCAAGCGTGGGGGCAGTGGAAGCTCTCAAGGATCAAGCGGGGCTTTGCCGATGGAACTATGCCCTCAGGTCTCTCCAACAGCGAGCCAAGAGTAACATGGGATCGTTGGCTCAGACCACAAGGATGTCTTCTTCTTCTAACATTGAAATGATTAAAGGAAGGGAAGGGATCGATGAGAAAGCCAAACGGTCTGAAGATTCACTTAGGAAGGTCATGTACTTGAGCTGTTGGGGTCCTAATTAG